Below is a genomic region from Hevea brasiliensis isolate MT/VB/25A 57/8 chromosome 3, ASM3005281v1, whole genome shotgun sequence.
ACTGAGAAAGTGAGAAGTCCTGAGATCACATTCTTTTACTCACTTGTTGGAGTAAGTTGATGCCAGCTGTTGAACCTGGTGAGCTCTAGCATAACTTACCATTGTACAACGGGACCAAACTAGAGGCATAACCGATTGAGTCTTTATTCTTTTTCTCTGGGCAATAAATTAAATGTCAAATTTGTTTCTTTGTGAAGTCAATAAGTTGGAGAAGCGGATAAATTATAGAATTATGTCACAAACGTATAGGATAGCAGACACCTTTCTCTTAACTGGCTTTCCATTGTGCGTTattccatttatttttttttatctgtcCTATTGTTATATGGCTATAGGATTGGGTTTTCTAATACCATTGTGTTAGTGTTGTTGTTTAATGAAATATATGTATAACCTTGCAGCAAAAGGAAAAGTTATAGCCAGCGCCAGAGGCTAGCAGCTATTCAACGAACAGCTAGGAAGCTGGAAGGCAAGATGAACCAGAAATCTCCTGATAGTCAAGGGAATAGGAAGGGAAATCGAAGATGAATGCCTTGTTGAATGTAAGTTTGACAATGTGTTAATTTATGTTATAGGTGAATGATAAAACTATTGTCGTGATGTGAATTAGTTTGtcattcttttccttttttttcttccttATTGGAAAAAGCAGATTTAATCAGTCCGAGAATTGTTTATCCAAGTACTTGGAATTGGTAGTCTGGAATTTGTAGGAATCCAGATAAATAATTAGTAGGAATCCTCATCTAATCTCCAATTCAATTTTAGATTTTTAGTCAGGAATTGGTAGGAATCCAGATaaataattttcttcattttctactTCTGAACAATAGTTCTTAATACATACACATGCGACATGTTTTACAGCTCCAGATCCAAACTAGCAGCTATGATTCTGGCATCTACCAAGGTCTTCATTGCTTCACAACATTTATTGACCAACAAACTCTGATTGTGGACGTGGAAAAGAGATACAAGGGTGATATTTATGTGCCATTGTACAAGAACGTTTATGGTAAACATGATGAGTTTCATACCAAAGAATTTTCTTGATGTGAGATAAAGTAGCTCTTTGCCAACCTTTTTGAAGAATTTGCTTAGATACCGACAGTATGTTGGTTAATTGAATTACATTTCCCAATGCTACTGTCATGGTTTTAATTTTGGGTTGACAATGAAGTCTTGATCTGTGTTGCAATCTTTCGATGGCAAACTAAAGCTTGGTTCATAAGAAAATGCTGGTATGCATGAGTTATATAGCATTCTGCACTTACCCAAACCAATGCATTTTGGTGGTAATTGGGTTTGCTTTCTCTTACTTGTGTTCAGAAGTGATAGGCATGGTGTTATGCTCTATATAAAGATATAAAACTCAGCAGCCAACTTAATGAGTTATGTAGTCTGGACAAACTAGTAATTAGTGGATCCATTCAAACAGCGTGTAAGATTAATTACATAATTGGTTGCAGTAGGATGCAAACTGCACAGCAGAAACAAACTTGTGGACTTCCCATGTGGGATTTGAGTGGAGTCCACAGGTTTGGGGTATCTGATGATTCCATCACCATTTTTTACCTGAGATCAACAACTTGACCCCTGCACCTTCCAGAGTCCAGACGGTGCAAGTATGATCCTATCTGTGAAACTTACTGGCAATTGCTACACCCATTCAAATGAGAAATTTTTGTTCAATGTATGGTAGTCTCTTTCAAGCCTGAACCACAACCTGGTTGCTTGATTTTATTAAACATGGGACATGTTATTTACAGGTTGTGCAAGAAAACTTGAATCAAAAGCAAGTTGCTTGAAAACGTACAATCTGATGCAAGCCATGCTGCCGGCaaatgaacttttttttttttttttttttttttttttgggatggGTAATAGGTAAACAAGAGGACTTACATGAGCAAACCACGGTATTCAGTACAAACTCAACAAAAATCAAGGCGGGCTATTCTCATTCGGTAGATAGCATATGCTAATGAGCGGTAACAGGAAGTTATAGAATGGGGTTCCGTGCGAAATTTTCAGCTCCTAACCAGAAGATAGCCAGTGCTTTTGATTTACAGAATTTCCCTCTACTAATCTGCATTGCAAATTGAATCGTCTGCTACTTTAATGAGGGAATACGTTTCTCATCTTGTAAGATTGCACCGTAACAGAGTTCAATCTGTTGCATGAGGTGAGCTTGCTCTATCTCCTATTCAAAACTGGAAATCTCCAAAATGCCTTTGTCCCATATCAGATATTTCCAATTTTAGGAGGCTGTTTAGACAAAGACAAGAAAAGGCTCAGATGGTTTCCACTATGAAATTCTCAAGAGGAAGAAAAGGTCAATCATGCCATGTTAGACAAGGCAGGCAAAAGATAATTATCTTAAATGATAACCTTCTTAAGGGGCAATTTCGAACTGCTTGCTGATGCAGCTGGCTTCAATATCTCAAAGGAACATACAAGAGATTCATCAACACTCAATAAAGCACCAGCATTGTCAAACTCCCCCCCATAATTTGGAGCTGAAAATATTGTGACTAATCTTCGTTTAGCAAAGAACTCGTATCCATCTTCCACCACCTGCAATTTAACATAAAATTTTAGTATGGAATGGATTTAGTGATTACTGTGTTCTCGAGTCCTGATACAATAAAACACCTGTTGTTGTGGTTGAAGTTGTTCTGAGTGTCTGTCACACAAAATGATGGCTAAAGTTACCTATTACCAACCACCAAAATGAGGGAACATCTGTCATAATCTTTTGATCGTTTGGTAGGGTTAAGGGCTAATGTGATACAGTACATTTTCAGTTTTGAACACTTTATAGTAAAGGAATCTCTCATTAGATTAAAAGATTGCTTGCCAGAAAGTTCAAGCAATAGAAAACAAAACCATAGAAGGGGACCCCGCATGGTAAGTTTTCCATAAAAAATGGTCCAAGTTTAGATTAGCCTTTTGTGACCAACATCTATGAGAGACATCTCCcatcatgatctacttctttccACCTACAAGGCCTCCTTATGGATTATTTGCAGGCAAGGGTCCCGCCCTACCTCAAATCTAGGGGATTATaacaagaaaattgaagaaaacaaatGCGTGGAAGCTAAGAACAACTTGTATTGGATGCAAAGGAATACAACTAAGCATATTTTATTCGTAGTAAGCTAGCTTATAAAAGAATTGGTTACCTGATGACCTCGGCAAATGAGATCAAGGTCATTCTTATCCAAAAACTCCGCAACACGGTCAGGTCCAAAGGTACATGAAACACCTCGATCACTGTCTGACCAGCCCTCAACCTTGGCATCAGGATCAGACCAGAGCAGATCACAAAGAAGACCACTATCAGGAATTTCAGTGGGCCTCTGAATTTCCCTTATTTGGTCCactttctccaactctggagataGGCCGCCATGCATACACAGTATCTTCTCATCAATGAGTGCAGCCACAGGCAAACAATTAAAGCAGTCAGTAAATATTTTCCAAAGCCTAACGTTGAATCTTCTTTTAcactcatcataaaacccatatatCCGATTGATCTTTGCATCCTCATGATTTCCCCTCAAGAGAGAAATTTTGTCAGGATATCTGATTTTGTAGGCCAGAAGCAGACATATGGTCTCCAAACTTTGTTTCCCTCGATCAACATAATCTCCAAGAAAGAGGTAGTTGCAAGAAGGAGGGAAGCCACCATACTCAAATAGCCTCAGGAGGTCTTGATATTGTCCATGTATATCACCTGTAACAAGCCAAAAATATCAAACATAAAGGCACAGAGGGAGGAATAAGGAGATAAATAATATATGtacttctctttttctttttgcaTTTAAAATATGGTTAGTCCCTGCTGTCCTATACAATCAGCAGTAATAAAGTTTAGGAGTTCAGGTAGTAATTTCCTTGAAATTATCTAAATTATTCAATAAATGAAATGGTTTATTGACAAGCAATGAAGAAATTGACAGTTAACTTCTTTGTGTTGCCTCAACTACAAATAATTTTTTGTATATGGCCATTAAAAATTCAAAAGTAGTTCAGAACTAATCATGTTGATTTCCTTCAGCATCTTGGATCTTTGCACTTATGGCTAAACACAGGCTCCATCTGTGCCAAAGGAGTAAGAGCCAATCAATTTGACCCAACAAAATATCAAAGCAAGCACTtgaaattttggaattgtttATTCCTGTGGCAACTTTTTGAAGGAAAAATAAGACTCAAACAATAGTAGAAATTCTCCATCATCAACGGTTGATTCTACACATTGCGTCCACGCAACCAAATCCAAATGTGGGGAGGaaaaattgaaatatataatGGTGATTATCAAGAACTAACCTTGACACTTACCATACCAATCTTCTTCATCAATTATCAAATAGAATAACCAATAAAATCGACCTTCACCCTACAATACCAAGCTACAACTACAATGCCTTCCACAATTAAAATGCAATTGTGAGATCATAAAATAGCCAATCATGCATAGCAATTCTCATTCCATACAAATTACGAAACTAGATTATATACTTCCCATGTCCTTTGTCAACCAACCAAaaattcctaaaaaaaaaaaagattaaaaggCACATACAATATCAAATTATGGCCTAATAAGATTAACCAACATCAAGCTATTACATTAGGAGGGGAAAAAAGGTGCTGACCACAGATGCGAATGGGAGCTTTTATCTGAAGGAGATTAGGCTGAGAGAGGAAGATTTGGCGTGCATTAACACATAATTGACGGATCTCTCCCTCAGATAGCTGCACCTGCTTGCCTCCTCTTCCATCCAATAGCCTCCTGATTATATCATCCAATACTCCCTTATCCATCATTCCCTCCATTGTCATCTTCATCATCttttaatctccaaatcaaaaccCAAATCTATTTAAGTTCTTCACTCgagaataaaaagaaaagacaagGAATATAAAAGGCTATCTATTGATAGAGAGAAAAATGAACGGCTGGAAACAAGCAAACCCAGAATAAATTAAGCAATGAAACTGTGAAATAAAGAGCCAAATTGTACAGAAAGAAGTTAAAAGAAAGGTATGTGGGTCAAATAGATTGAAATAAATCAAGAAAGATCAATTCTTTTAAGAGACAAGAGAAAGAAGATCAGATGGGCATCTAGAAGATGAAAATAGAGAAGAAGGGTATGTAAAAATCAAGAGAAAGAAGGATTTTTTAAATagaaaatgaagagaagagaaggaAACAATAATGGATATGGCTTGTCATTTTCCTTATGAATCTTTCTCTCTCTAAAAAAGCTATTTTTTGTGCCACCGGCTGCCAAGAAGATTCAATAGGGAGTTTGAAACCTTCAGATgcacgggagagagagagagagagagagagctaaagTGCTCAGGCAGTTGAGAAGACAAAACCGCGTCTTTTGAAAAGTCTGTTAATACGTGTGCTGCAAGTGCCCATCatgtcttattattattattattttatgcttTCCAATCATAGCATGCCACAATAGTGAGTCCTATGCCACGTTTGGTTAATTTAGCAGTAGCACTACAGTaccatatttttttttcaaaatttttaatagtattttttaattttattttgcattttccaaattctttccctttattttttttttagaaacaAATTCCTTCCCTTTAGAAAAGAACATACTGTGATCAAACCTTCATGTTCATGTTTATAATCTAATCTACGAATATGCATTtgggtaaaattttttcttaaataatgtaacaattttaatttagaattttcataattatttatttcgTAAGTTAAATTAAAGTTGAACAATTGAGAATTTGCcctttttggggggggggggggccagagaattatttaatttataagatGTTGATTTTTTCATGAGGGTTAATTCTTTGATTAAAATGAGCTTGAGGTCACAAATTAGCAGCAAAAAAAATCCATAAGAAAAGGTAAAACAGTAGAAGAAATCGGGAATTTGAGGGGCATGCATTATGGCTTTGCTTTTTTTTACTATTTATTGGATATTACTTAATTAAAATCCATGGCTTTAGATTGTGTTCTTAGTTATTAGTGTTTTGAGAGTTTTACTATTATTTTAAATATCTTTCATTTTTTTAAAGTTGGGATTTCTAAATCAAGAAACTTGTACAAAATAAAAATCTTTCTCTGTAATCAACCAACTTTAAAACTTTGATGGTATTGATTACAACTTAATAATGGTTATTAGAAGAAATAGTTAGTGATATAATATATTGTAGTTCACTATTAGTTTAGCGTAGTTACTAAATAGTATCAAATTTGTTAGTAAGTAGTTATTCAATTCAGCAAGTAGCTAGAATCTTCTAGTTTCTTCTTGCATGTATATAAACATGTACAGACGGTAGGGGTGGCAATTCAGGTTGATGGGTCGTGTTCGTGTCGTGTCAACATGCGACACGAATACAATTAAGGTCGATACGAACACGACACGATTAACAAATCGTGTCAAAAATTTAAACATGAACACGACCCTTTTATTACACGAGTTACATGATACGACAtgattaatattaaattgtattagGTATATTCAACACGACACGACTCATTTAATACGAAATAACCCATTTAACATGGTTTGATACGACTTAACCCATTTAACACGTGACACGAATAGTAAATCGTATCATAAACGTGTCAAGTCGGGTTAGCGGGTTAACCTGTGACATGACACGATTATAACCGTGTCATAAATGGGTCGACACGAATTCGACACGAACACGAATAAACCTAACCCAAACCCTATATTTTCGTATCGTGTTCGCCGGTCGTGTCCAAAATTGCCACCCCTAACAGACGGTTATTTCAATTAGACAAATGAGAATATTTTTTCCTCTCCAATCTTCTTAGTTTTCTTCCTCTATACTTTGTTCATCTCTATTTTGTTGTTCTTCgttcatggtatcagagccacgttCCTGTGGCATTTGAAGGATTATTGCTACATACAGATCTATGGAGCAAAAGATTTAATCACAAGTTCAGATCAGCCATGGAGATGGTGTTCTTGCATGTTTTTCCACTACGACTAATCAGATGGAAGATCTTTACAGTCTCCAGAGTTCAAATCATCTCGATATGACTCAGGTAAGTGCTTCTTTGATCGGATCTAACCACTTGTCATGGAACAACAATCTGTCAAATGTGATCCagcaagaaattgacaagtataTGAAGAGAAAGATGGTTATGGAGTCAAGTTCAACCAGCTACTCTAATTTTACAGGTAATGAATCGAATTGGTGTCTTTTTAGCAAAGATGATAATGCTATTGGTACCTGGATAGTAGATACTGGTGTATATCCTCAGACAAATCCTTATTTTCTCACATAGACAAATCCAATACCGTTTCACCTGTATGTTACCTGATGGTACCAAACAACCCGTTACACACATAGTTATTGTTTCCTTACACCCCAAAATGACCCTAACAAATGTATTATATGTTCCTTCCTTCAAGTATAACCTCATCTCTATTAGCAAATTATTGCAAACCACTAACATAATAGTTTTTTTCTTCCCATCAAAACATATTCTGCAGGATCAATGGAGTAAGAAGACAATAGCTACTAGAAGAGAATATGCTAGGCTATACATACTTGATGCTTCTTCATTTTCTCATGCTTTTCCTTCATTTCCTATTTCTAATAAGCAATGTAATTCTGTACATTCCAACAGGTCATCCTGTAATTTGTGGCATGTgtaataaccaaaaaaaaaaaaaagaattgagaGGTGACAGTGGAGTGTAGCAGTGGGCTACACCCACTGTTAACTGCTGCTACTGcagcaattttttaaaaaaaaattgaatttttttctctttctctctctcccccTCACTTTCTCCCTCTCGTTTTCCCTCTAGTCGGCCAGCACCAGCGCCTGCAAGGAGCCGGTGGGACTCCCCCACCTTAGGAAGACGTCAGGCAGCGGCAGCCACAGCAGCAAGCGGCggggaggaagagagagagagagagagagagagagagagagagagaaattcaGGTTGTTTTTCGGCCAATTCCGGCCACCAACACCGGCGATCCAAGCTGCCATCAACTCCCCACTAACCTAGTTTAATTTTTTGACCAGCCATGCCCGGAATGATGAAATTTCCGACAAGaaacgaagagagagaaagaagagacAGAAAGTGGCAGCAGTGGCTTTCCGGCCATTTTCCCGGTGATCTGATTGTCAGATCAAAAAATTTGAGACCACCAATGGACTCAGGACAGCGAAATCTTCGAGATAGGATCGGTCCCGCTCTGATCGGACaccatttgaaaaaggcgataatcggacaGTCCAGattgcttggtgagatttttgaactttttcgattctcaaaatttaaaaataattttatgataattattaacaaaatttggaaTTAATTTAGGTACAATCAAatcgaggatagctcaccggcGCTGGGAAGacattttcagccagatccggcTGTCTGACGACTCGTCTCAGAACATgatcgatattatagtcaatcctagcatttttagATGTTCTGGACACGTTCCAAGTGTCAGGTttgacataggtaaacccgaactctatattgctcaatttttgccttgtactgagttagaataaaatttataaaatattcgtggatgatcagaaaactatgattctttttgcaatagccttataatattgttaaggaccgcggggcaagtttatagaatttttaaagttaatttggatagtttttgaaaaatattagttttgaagtcttataatttagttgtctgatgttgtgattattgcctAGTTTGGAGGGCCAAGGAGGGgctatataatgatgatgagatatgggttgagtttagaagtgttatttgaattattttacaggttgggtatgTCCTAGATATAGGGGAAATGCTGCCAAATTTTCGACATAAATTAGGATGTGTTTGcctctttatatttatttttaattgaattaacactaataaattcacaataaaattatgtaggtgatcagggttaaccatcttccttcacccaacctctacaatcgtctctggtgtactgtgagtaaaatattaattttaattataatttcaatagtattatatattcaggcatgcccatgcatcacttataaatatgtatctatgtagttaaacactaggtacattttatattgcattcttaattgatgaaatgccatggatgttgtttattgtaatttggagcagcctgcgtgcgttggcgtgcatgtggtgtgtggtattggatatggatacgACGGGTAGACGCAgcttaagagacactcgctgggacccggttcTTTATGGATAAGCCGAGGTAGGCACAGCTCGAGATAATCttgctggcccccgcatttgatttattaagcgaaagtttgacttgagagacactcgctgacagaggttagattaagagagctgtataggggatcagctcccatatatgtactgtttgaatattatatgggtacgtgagtactccaaatttatCTTTTTGCTgatatgatgtgatttgtatgaaaactatgaaggtgttgcattccactctttaggatgcattagcttttgatagctatagaaattgtacttaaaattagtattttactctctgagtcgaacgctcactcttgttcaccctattttttttctaggctacaggaggggacctttttcagaataacctgcttcttttctcacaggttattaataattacttaattgtattattattctctaaatttgtaatttaaaactccgcatgtactaACAATAGCGTTAATCTTGTTAAGGACTGTATGAATTTAAGTTGTTGTGTAATTGTACcaaaaatttttatgatttttaaatagtttgtaaatgatgtaacaggattgagctgggctcccctaattttagtttctgataattattgagttaagttggcccgaaataaaattataatagtttgatttaaattattttatatgcatgttgggcctaaattatgggctAGTCATGAGTTTgggaatagtaaggcttactacgggccttgagggttttatgccggcccaggtcctagtgccagtccgacccataggttgggtcatgacaaatgtggtatcagagcttaggctttaggtTCATGGGAAAGTTTatacctagagttgtcacatacaaagtataggattctgtttcgtcctcttctgtaattccttgcttctagattctgcgttattcctCGGTTAGTATAAGAGTGCTTCAATTTAGCACCTCAGTTTTGTGAAGTACATGGTGATGTGAAATAGATTCAGCAGACGTGTTGAGGTCTACCATGGAAATGCGTACTCTAAGAAATACTATATTTTtatcagtatgggtttaagtAGTGTGCCATTGTGGTGCAAGGcatgagtacataaaagtgagtcttgaaagtacagttgccctagataagggtgaAGATActactgctggcagtcatcagtggatgaccaagtcagagtaagtttataaTATCAGTAGATTCAAGAGTGATAAGAGattgggagacctagtctgtcaggatgtatcgtagtaactatataatgttctcgatgtctactctgtaagctgcagattatagtaccgacatggaattattgtgtagagctgcatgcatccccgtggtgctccataatgagggtgttgcaGATAGTttctattttggtacagttatgccagaacagggtTCTATTACTGCAaaagagtttggaaatcctaggtAAAGATTTAAaactctagagctagaatattgaAGGGTCAcagttgtaaggtagctagagtcagtgactcagttaccctagaatGAGCTACAGTTACATCAGGAATTGCTAAAGACTAGAGGTTTCAGTATAGTAATAAATTAAAGGTAACACCTATAGGGTGAGGCCATTTGGTCTTTTATATGGAGTCTTAGATAGTTTTGGCATTGCAATGGgccttttgcctaaagtttagtaaAAAACAGTATCTTCGTTGTGTAGCAGCAGGGCACAGGGTACGATTTTTCTCCCCTAaaggagacaggatgctatggatgatgttCATAGCTTGTAAAACGATGCTTTATGGGGTTTGCAGTATAATAAGATAGCAGATAACCAAACGTGGTtgtggcaaggtggtagatgtagtacctttttcACAGTCAGTTATGATGTAAAGCGGTCTTATTCTTTCAAGAGAGATAGGGGTTTATTACTAATGATGGTGATCAACAAAATAGTGCCTCAAATGGGACTATAGAgcgtggtagagagtagttagcTCAAGTATCCTAGAGAGGGTACAAGTTCTATTATATGAACCATAAATGAACAGATCATTATGGATGTAAAGCCTTTgaattgaatgacgggtttgggtgcctagtatcttaagttttggctaattgagtaaacatggaaaaataaaataaaataaaaaataataacaaaataaataataaataaaataaaataaaattgctacagaatcagttctcaaggtagtaagggtattatgggggctaaaggataagaatagagatcacgcaATAAATGTATAattgcaatttcctgagttccttcctAACTttatattgttcaaaacaatagtataatctaattataatagtgttaaagagtaataaattagcgaagataaatcagaaGGCCagtggatagagaaagtgcagaatgaaaattTAGATAATTGATTGCGGATGCAacataatctaaatgccagtggaagaactagctagagtggtcaaaggaccaaatctgagtagcacagatatgtgataacctggtagagactctgaaagatatagttagcaagtacaactgtcatgttaggaagaagaatggaaccagggatagaatagtcaagttctattttgggtaagataaaagaaataaatgaaaggacaacctaaagtgtgtagaataaaaggaacaaagttaagatatagggtagactaagtgttattcttggcaaggtgaatgacaaggatggagaacccaaaatgggaccacattagtgagaatagtgatggaggtatggtaatgtgatactcatagcatgatgagttgaggtagtgccaggggctagaatatagagcttggagttgcatatttggatcatactctatctattccctattcctaaagtgaagtggatagcaatgggCCAAGATTGCTTTAACTTATTAACAGTATCAAGAAGGTTAGGCAAgggatacaataataatgagcaaaagctagaaggtgtgcgatggtattgtgaactatctaattaggcagagaaagaaaattagtaagtagtaagttgagtaaaagtcaatctaatggatcaaataggtatgatgagaggaaagaaTGATAgacaatgacacataggttttaggttagacagCTCACTAGTACTGGGACCGCATTTTCAGCCAGATTTGGCTGCTCGACGGTCCGTCTCAGAACATGGttgatattatagtcaatcctagcattttcagatgtTCTGGACGCATTCCAGGTGTCAGATTtgacataggtaaactcgaactctacattgctcaatttttgccttgtactgagttagaataaaatttataaaatatttgtggatgatcaaaaaattatgattctttttgcagcaaccttataatattgttaaggacggtagggcaagtttatagaatttttaaagttaatttggatagtttttgaaaaatattaattttaaagtcTTATAATTTAGTTGTCTGATATTGTGCTTATTGCCTGGTTTGGAGGGCTCAGGAGGggtcatataatgatgatgaaatATGAATTGAGTTTAGAAGTGCTATTTGAACTATTTTACAGGTTAGGTatatcctaggtataggagaaactCTATCGAATTTTCGGTATAAATTAGGATGTGtttgcctctttaaatttatttttaattgaattaacactaataaattcacaatatAATTAAGTAGGTGATCAGGGTTAATCATCTTCCTTCACCCAACCTCTACAGTTGTCTCtgatgtactgtgagtaaaatatcaattttaattataatttaatattattatatgttcagacatgctcatgcatcatttataaatatgtatctatgtagttaaacactagacacgttttatattgcattcttaattgatgaagagccatgaatgttgtttatggtaatttggagtagtgtgcgtgtgttggcataCGTGTGGTGTATGGTATTGAATATGGATAGGACCggtagacgcggcttgagagacactcgctggcagaggttggattaagagagctgtataggggatcagctcccatatatatactgtttgaatattatatgggtacgctgagtgctccaaatttacctttttgctgttatgatgtgat
It encodes:
- the LOC131178763 gene encoding serine/threonine-protein phosphatase PP1-like; translation: MMKMTMEGMMDKGVLDDIIRRLLDGRGGKQVQLSEGEIRQLCVNARQIFLSQPNLLQIKAPIRICGDIHGQYQDLLRLFEYGGFPPSCNYLFLGDYVDRGKQSLETICLLLAYKIRYPDKISLLRGNHEDAKINRIYGFYDECKRRFNVRLWKIFTDCFNCLPVAALIDEKILCMHGGLSPELEKVDQIREIQRPTEIPDSGLLCDLLWSDPDAKVEGWSDSDRGVSCTFGPDRVAEFLDKNDLDLICRGHQVVEDGYEFFAKRRLVTIFSAPNYGGEFDNAGALLSVDESLVCSFEILKPAASASSSKLPLKKPPKIGNI